A stretch of Candidatus Aminicenantes bacterium DNA encodes these proteins:
- a CDS encoding DapH/DapD/GlmU-related protein: MENFVLFGLEIGIDCEIGPGLYFPHTSGTVIGAKRIGANAVIYHNVTVGAKSPDLAYDVNVRPEIGDDAFLGAGAKIIGPIVLGNSVVVAANCVVVHSIPANSRVTGIPGKPSPKKPAVPD, translated from the coding sequence ATGGAAAACTTTGTCCTTTTTGGACTAGAGATCGGTATTGACTGCGAGATTGGCCCGGGACTTTATTTTCCACATACATCTGGCACTGTGATCGGGGCAAAACGGATCGGAGCCAATGCTGTAATTTATCACAATGTAACCGTGGGAGCGAAATCTCCTGATCTTGCCTACGATGTGAACGTCCGCCCAGAGATAGGTGATGATGCATTCTTGGGTGCCGGAGCTAAGATAATTGGGCCCATCGTTCTGGGAAATAGTGTTGTGGTTGCAGCTAATTGTGTGGTGGTTCATTCGATTCCTGCTAATAGCCGAGTAACAGGAATCCCCGGTAAACCTTCACCAAAAAAGCCGGCTGTTCCTGATTAA